A portion of the Acidihalobacter yilgarnensis genome contains these proteins:
- the rnc gene encoding ribonuclease III, whose product MEPRLPDWLPAELRASPLCLQALTHRSVGGTNYERLEFLGDALLGLIVAEWLYTTLPKASEGELSRVRASLVKRETLAEIARERALGDQLYLGQGELKSGGFRRDSILADVVEALIGAHYLVLGFSATQDFVRMLFGARFERLPSAESLKDPKTRLQERLQSSGLPLPVYVIVEATGEPHQQTFRVRCSLSGDKLAAEAVGGSRRKAEQASAEAMLSLLNEREGSKRVR is encoded by the coding sequence ATTGAACCCAGACTCCCGGACTGGTTACCCGCCGAATTGCGGGCCTCTCCCTTATGCCTGCAGGCATTGACCCATCGCAGTGTGGGCGGTACCAATTACGAGCGCCTGGAATTCCTCGGTGATGCCCTCCTCGGCCTGATCGTTGCCGAATGGCTATACACGACACTGCCGAAGGCAAGCGAGGGCGAGCTGAGCCGGGTACGTGCCTCGCTGGTCAAGCGCGAGACCTTGGCCGAAATCGCCCGCGAGCGCGCACTTGGCGACCAGCTGTATCTGGGGCAGGGTGAGCTCAAGAGTGGTGGGTTCCGACGCGATTCGATTTTGGCCGATGTGGTAGAGGCCTTGATCGGTGCTCATTATCTGGTCCTTGGCTTTTCGGCGACACAGGACTTCGTGCGCATGCTGTTCGGCGCGCGCTTCGAGCGTCTGCCGAGCGCCGAAAGTCTCAAGGATCCCAAGACCCGCTTGCAGGAACGCCTACAGTCTTCCGGGTTGCCACTGCCGGTATACGTAATCGTCGAGGCGACCGGCGAACCACACCAGCAAACCTTCCGCGTGCGCTGTAGCCTGAGCGGGGATAAGCTCGCTGCAGAGGCCGTTGGCGGAAGCCGTCGCAAGGCGGAACAGGCCAGCGCTGAGGCCATGCTGTCACTATTGAACGAACGAGAAGGAAGCAAACGTGTCCGATGA
- the lepB gene encoding signal peptidase I, translated as MIWLLDARWWGPKRRKLAYEAGLSGSTGVADEKADTSIAPWYVEYARSFFPVLLVVLLLRSFVAEPFRIPSGSMMPTLLVGDFILVNKFDFGLRLPLIHTKILPIGEPQRGDVVVFRYPRDPAIDYIKRIIGLPGDTITYDGNKLYINGKLVETKAIGRFPGEGPNHLMGGATVEQEDLPRRNGTVVKHDILIIPGRPVPTGTVVVPKGEYFVMGDNRDDSNDSRYWGFVPQKNLVGRAFLIWFNWDFQDGQADFHRIGDLIH; from the coding sequence GTGATCTGGTTGCTGGATGCGCGCTGGTGGGGTCCTAAACGTCGCAAGTTGGCCTATGAGGCCGGTTTGAGCGGGTCGACGGGCGTTGCTGATGAAAAGGCCGACACTTCAATCGCTCCCTGGTACGTGGAGTATGCGCGCTCGTTTTTCCCGGTGTTGCTGGTGGTGCTGTTGCTGCGCTCCTTCGTGGCCGAGCCCTTTCGCATCCCCTCCGGCTCGATGATGCCAACGTTGCTGGTCGGCGATTTTATCCTGGTCAATAAGTTCGACTTCGGCCTGCGTCTGCCGTTGATTCACACCAAAATTTTGCCGATCGGCGAGCCGCAGCGCGGGGATGTTGTGGTGTTTCGCTATCCGCGCGATCCCGCTATTGATTACATCAAGCGGATTATCGGCTTGCCCGGCGACACGATTACTTACGACGGCAACAAGTTGTATATCAACGGTAAATTGGTGGAAACAAAGGCCATTGGTCGTTTCCCTGGTGAAGGTCCGAATCACCTGATGGGAGGGGCGACCGTAGAGCAGGAGGACTTACCTCGGCGCAATGGCACCGTGGTCAAGCACGATATTTTGATCATTCCGGGACGGCCAGTGCCAACGGGTACGGTGGTGGTACCCAAGGGCGAATATTTCGTGATGGGCGATAACCGTGACGACAGCAACGACAGCCGTTACTGGGGCTTCGTCCCGCAAAAGAATCTGGTGGGCCGCGCCTTCCTGATCTGGTTCAATTGGGATTTCCAGGACGGGCAGGCGGACTTCCACCGTATCGGTGATCTGATCCATTAA
- the recO gene encoding DNA repair protein RecO, whose amino-acid sequence MAENLSCEAYVLHARSYRETSLLVEVMTEQHGREGLIARGARSRRGEAAARLQPFRRLHLGWSSRGDLGTLTTVEELDSHRLPAAAIGVGLYLNELLMRLLPRHQEIPEVYLAYAAALRSLAAALPIEPVLRSFELRLLDGLGYALTLDCEANTGKAVDPERYYRFLPDHGPLPTLAGEPGAVSGAALLAMACEDWSSEQTLAAAKRVLRASLEAQLGPRGLRTRALLGGLARYRRMSENGQPADHSDD is encoded by the coding sequence GTGGCCGAAAACCTGAGTTGCGAGGCCTATGTACTGCACGCGCGCAGCTATCGCGAAACCAGTTTGCTGGTTGAGGTGATGACGGAGCAGCATGGCCGGGAAGGCTTGATCGCACGCGGCGCGCGCAGTCGCCGCGGCGAGGCCGCAGCGCGCCTGCAACCCTTCCGGCGCCTGCATCTGGGCTGGAGCAGCCGTGGCGATCTGGGTACGCTGACCACCGTCGAGGAGCTTGACAGCCATCGTCTGCCGGCCGCCGCCATCGGCGTCGGCCTCTATCTCAACGAATTGTTGATGCGGCTGCTGCCGCGCCATCAGGAAATTCCCGAGGTTTATCTCGCCTATGCGGCCGCGCTGCGTTCGCTGGCCGCCGCCTTGCCAATTGAGCCGGTGCTGCGTAGCTTCGAGTTACGCCTGCTCGATGGCCTGGGTTATGCCCTCACGCTGGACTGCGAGGCGAACACCGGGAAGGCGGTCGATCCCGAGCGTTATTATCGATTTTTGCCGGATCACGGCCCGCTACCGACCCTGGCGGGCGAGCCAGGCGCGGTGAGCGGCGCTGCGCTGCTGGCGATGGCCTGCGAGGATTGGTCTTCCGAGCAGACACTGGCCGCCGCCAAGCGCGTACTGCGTGCGTCACTGGAGGCGCAGCTTGGCCCGCGCGGGCTGCGTACGCGCGCGCTGCTGGGCGGGTTGGCACGTTACCGTAGAATGTCTGAGAATGGGCAGCCAGCCGATCACTCGGACGACTGA
- the pdxJ gene encoding pyridoxine 5'-phosphate synthase, whose product MKLGVNIDHVATLRQARGTPYPDLPMAIGAVERGGADAITLHLREDRRHIQDADVLNIHRHVDTRVNLEMAATDEMVGIASQVRPSDCCIVPERREELTTEGGLDVVGMQTRLRDACGRLATAGIRVSLFVEPDITLLPAILATGAPVIELHTGRYANLPAGAERDDELARLRRMSTEAHAAGIQVNAGHGLDYDNVDAIAAIPELVELNIGHAIVCRALFVGLEQATHEMKALMLAARP is encoded by the coding sequence ATGAAACTCGGCGTCAATATCGATCACGTAGCCACCCTGCGTCAGGCACGTGGCACCCCCTATCCGGACTTGCCGATGGCCATAGGCGCCGTCGAACGCGGTGGCGCGGATGCCATCACCCTGCACCTGCGCGAAGACCGTCGGCACATCCAGGATGCCGACGTGCTGAATATCCACCGCCACGTAGACACGCGCGTCAATCTGGAAATGGCGGCTACCGACGAAATGGTTGGGATCGCCAGTCAGGTGCGCCCCTCGGACTGCTGTATCGTGCCCGAGCGCCGCGAGGAATTGACCACCGAAGGCGGACTCGACGTGGTGGGTATGCAGACCCGTTTGCGGGATGCCTGCGGCCGACTGGCGACTGCCGGGATTCGAGTGTCCTTGTTTGTCGAGCCCGACATCACCCTGTTGCCGGCGATTCTGGCGACCGGTGCCCCGGTCATCGAGCTACACACCGGCCGCTATGCGAATCTGCCGGCGGGTGCTGAACGTGACGATGAGCTGGCACGTTTGCGGCGGATGAGCACCGAGGCCCACGCGGCCGGCATTCAAGTGAACGCCGGTCATGGATTGGACTACGACAACGTTGACGCCATCGCCGCAATTCCCGAGCTGGTGGAGCTGAATATCGGCCATGCCATCGTCTGCCGTGCATTGTTCGTGGGTTTGGAGCAGGCGACCCACGAAATGAAGGCCCTGATGCTGGCGGCACGTCCGTAG
- the cysM gene encoding cysteine synthase CysM, which translates to MEYPTIEQFVGNTPLVRLQRLPGETHNVILVKLEGNNPAGSVKDRPALSMIHHAEARGEIKPGDTLIEATSGNTGIALAMAAAIRGYRMVLIMPDNMSVERRASMKAFGARIILVTRAEGMEAARDLAQRMQAEGKGRVLDQFSNPDNPLAHYEGTGPEIWRDTGGEITHFVSSMGTTGTIMGNSAYLKTQNPEIEIIGVQPQEGASIPGIRRWPQAYLPKIFEPARVDRVIDISQQDAETTMRRLASEEGIFCGVSSGGAVAAALQLSAEVENATIVSIICDRGDRYISTGVFPS; encoded by the coding sequence ATGGAATATCCCACGATCGAGCAGTTCGTCGGCAATACGCCGCTGGTGCGCCTGCAACGCCTGCCTGGCGAGACCCACAACGTCATCCTGGTCAAACTTGAGGGCAACAATCCCGCCGGCTCGGTCAAGGACCGGCCCGCGCTGAGCATGATCCATCATGCGGAGGCGCGTGGCGAGATCAAACCCGGCGACACCCTGATCGAGGCCACCAGCGGCAATACCGGCATCGCCCTGGCCATGGCGGCAGCGATCCGGGGCTATCGCATGGTGTTGATCATGCCCGACAACATGAGCGTTGAGCGCAGGGCGAGCATGAAGGCCTTCGGCGCCAGGATCATCCTGGTCACGCGCGCGGAGGGCATGGAGGCCGCGCGCGACCTCGCCCAGCGCATGCAGGCCGAAGGCAAGGGGCGAGTGCTGGATCAGTTTTCCAACCCGGACAACCCGCTCGCGCATTACGAAGGCACCGGCCCTGAAATCTGGCGCGACACCGGCGGCGAAATCACACACTTCGTCAGCTCGATGGGCACTACCGGCACGATCATGGGCAATTCGGCCTATCTCAAGACGCAAAATCCGGAGATCGAGATCATCGGTGTGCAGCCGCAGGAGGGTGCGAGCATTCCGGGTATCCGCCGCTGGCCGCAGGCCTACCTGCCTAAAATCTTCGAGCCTGCGCGCGTGGACCGCGTAATCGACATCTCGCAACAGGACGCGGAGACCACCATGCGCCGGCTGGCGTCGGAGGAGGGCATCTTCTGCGGCGTCTCCTCCGGCGGCGCGGTAGCCGCTGCGTTGCAGCTTTCCGCCGAGGTTGAGAATGCCACCATCGTGTCGATCATTTGCGACCGCGGCGATCGTTACATCTCCACCGGGGTATTTCCGTCGTGA
- a CDS encoding 3'-5' exonuclease: MVFDIETVPDVEGGRRVYGLEGLSDADTAQAMYQLRMAKTGGDFLAHHLHRIVAISVVFRSGDQLKVWSLGDLDSDERDLLRRFFDGLERYTPTLVSWNGGGFDLPVIHYRALRHGLPAPRYWDVGDDQREFRFNNYLNRFHWLHTDLMDVLSGYQARAVAPLDEVATLLGLPGKMGMSGAKVWDAYQAGNLAGIRDYCETDVLNTYLVYLRFEYLRGHLGAEGYAAEQTRVRETLAAAEEPHLREFLAAWPEDAASA; encoded by the coding sequence ATGGTGTTCGACATCGAAACGGTGCCTGACGTCGAGGGCGGCCGCCGCGTGTATGGCCTCGAAGGATTGTCGGACGCCGACACCGCGCAGGCAATGTACCAGCTGCGTATGGCCAAGACGGGTGGGGATTTTCTCGCTCACCACCTGCACCGCATCGTCGCCATCTCAGTGGTATTCCGTAGCGGCGACCAGCTCAAGGTCTGGTCGTTGGGTGATCTCGATTCAGATGAACGGGATCTGCTGCGCCGCTTCTTCGACGGACTCGAACGTTATACGCCCACGCTGGTGTCCTGGAACGGTGGCGGTTTCGACCTGCCGGTGATCCACTATCGCGCCCTGCGCCATGGCCTTCCCGCGCCGCGCTATTGGGACGTGGGCGACGATCAGCGCGAGTTTCGTTTCAACAATTACCTCAACCGCTTCCATTGGCTGCATACCGACCTGATGGACGTGCTTTCAGGCTATCAGGCGCGAGCCGTTGCACCGCTCGATGAGGTTGCCACGCTGCTCGGTCTACCCGGCAAGATGGGCATGAGCGGTGCCAAGGTCTGGGATGCCTATCAGGCAGGCAATCTTGCCGGTATCCGCGACTACTGCGAAACCGACGTGCTCAACACCTATCTCGTCTATCTGCGATTCGAGTACCTGCGCGGTCATCTTGGCGCCGAGGGTTATGCCGCCGAGCAGACGCGTGTGCGGGAGACCCTGGCCGCGGCCGAGGAACCGCACCTGCGCGAATTCCTCGCCGCCTGGCCGGAGGATGCCGCGTCCGCATGA
- the era gene encoding GTPase Era, which produces MSDDAHQILHAGHIAIVGRPNVGKSTLLNRLLGQKLSITADKPQTTRHRILGVLDRPEGQIALLDTPGIHRMPGKRALNQSLNRAALGALAEADLVWFVVMADRWDDEDGYILESLRREGRPVMLVINMIDRLNDRARLLPFLEKMGRLHDFVEMFPVSALKGDNAERLAESSLRYLPEVDAKPFAEDQLTDRSMRFVSAEFIREQIMRSLGEEVPYAAAVTIDHFEERPTLTRIGATIWVERDGQKAIMIGRGGERLKSIGSQARKSIETLLDTKVFLELWVKVRAGWQDDPRFLRQLEMDESRWPKT; this is translated from the coding sequence GTGTCCGATGACGCGCACCAGATTCTGCATGCCGGCCATATCGCCATCGTCGGTCGTCCCAATGTCGGCAAGTCGACGCTGCTCAACCGCTTGTTGGGACAGAAACTCTCGATTACCGCCGATAAACCCCAGACCACACGCCATCGCATACTTGGCGTGCTCGACAGGCCAGAGGGCCAGATCGCCTTGCTGGACACCCCCGGCATCCACCGTATGCCGGGCAAGCGCGCGCTTAACCAGTCGCTCAATCGTGCCGCCTTGGGCGCACTGGCGGAGGCGGATCTTGTCTGGTTCGTGGTGATGGCGGACCGCTGGGACGACGAGGATGGTTACATCCTGGAGTCTCTGCGTCGTGAGGGTCGACCGGTGATGCTGGTCATCAACATGATCGATCGTTTGAACGATCGGGCACGCCTGCTGCCATTTCTGGAAAAAATGGGTCGCTTGCACGACTTCGTCGAGATGTTTCCTGTCTCGGCGCTCAAGGGCGATAACGCCGAACGTCTGGCCGAGAGCAGCCTGCGCTATCTGCCGGAGGTGGATGCGAAACCCTTTGCTGAGGATCAACTGACCGACCGCAGCATGCGCTTCGTCAGCGCGGAATTCATTCGCGAGCAGATCATGCGCAGCCTCGGCGAGGAGGTGCCTTACGCCGCCGCCGTGACCATCGACCACTTCGAGGAGCGGCCGACGCTGACGCGGATCGGGGCCACGATCTGGGTCGAGCGCGATGGCCAGAAGGCCATCATGATCGGGCGCGGTGGCGAGCGACTCAAATCGATCGGTAGCCAGGCACGCAAGTCGATCGAGACGCTACTGGATACCAAGGTGTTCCTCGAACTCTGGGTCAAGGTTCGGGCTGGTTGGCAGGACGACCCCCGGTTTCTGCGGCAGCTGGAGATGGACGAGTCGCGGTGGCCGAAAACCTGA
- a CDS encoding DUF4845 domain-containing protein — translation MRSRRGQKGVSIASMLVLAAVLGVLFVIGVRLFPVYMDYYSVRSIMGEVAHSPNIGSKTYWQVWNAINTRLDINSIDDIHRDNFKMNTVGNETTLTISYEVRRHLLANIDGLIIFKHSVHYEHTSSGD, via the coding sequence ATGCGGAGCAGGCGAGGGCAGAAAGGCGTGTCGATTGCATCGATGCTGGTGCTTGCGGCAGTGCTGGGCGTGTTGTTCGTGATCGGTGTGCGTTTGTTCCCGGTCTACATGGATTATTACAGTGTGCGTTCGATCATGGGCGAGGTGGCGCATTCGCCCAATATCGGGAGTAAGACTTATTGGCAGGTCTGGAATGCGATCAATACCCGTCTGGATATCAACAGCATCGATGATATCCACCGTGATAATTTCAAGATGAATACCGTGGGCAACGAAACGACGCTGACCATCAGCTATGAAGTCAGACGCCACCTGCTGGCGAATATCGACGGCCTGATCATTTTCAAGCACTCGGTGCACTACGAGCATACCAGCAGCGGTGATTGA
- the acpS gene encoding holo-ACP synthase, giving the protein MSIRGIGVDLVRVARLERLFERYGERLVERVLHPEERTGLANTHEPGRYLAKRFAAKEAGSKALGTGIALGVRLRDLRVSHDALGKPCLVMSGVAATRAAALGVTDCHLSLSDEHEHVIALVVLEGA; this is encoded by the coding sequence GTGTCCATTCGAGGTATTGGTGTGGATCTGGTCAGAGTCGCCCGCCTGGAGCGCTTATTCGAGCGCTACGGCGAGCGCTTGGTCGAGCGTGTGCTGCACCCTGAAGAGCGTACTGGACTCGCGAATACACACGAACCCGGGCGCTACCTCGCGAAGCGTTTCGCCGCCAAGGAGGCCGGCAGCAAGGCACTGGGCACCGGCATTGCGCTCGGCGTGCGCCTGCGCGATCTTCGCGTGTCGCACGATGCGCTGGGCAAGCCTTGTCTGGTGATGTCGGGCGTTGCCGCCACGCGTGCCGCAGCGCTCGGCGTGACGGATTGCCATCTGTCACTGAGCGACGAACATGAACACGTCATCGCCCTGGTCGTTTTGGAGGGCGCTTAA